The proteins below are encoded in one region of Alkalidesulfovibrio alkalitolerans DSM 16529:
- a CDS encoding NUDIX hydrolase: MARKSRRRTLTPSDHAPRDVEYIEVVDEGNRPLAVMGIDDVHAQTLMHRSVVVLVYNAQGKVYLQRRSASKSRFPGRWDLSATGHVTAGEAVEDAAARELAEELGITGKRLRRVGEASPSPATGYEFVTVFSAGVVQETPVPNPDEVDGGYFVDRTELSCLIDQFRELLTPTLLHFWENNLLFSHPLESGGQTLGPTA, from the coding sequence ATGGCCAGAAAAAGCAGACGACGCACGCTTACGCCTTCGGACCACGCCCCCCGGGACGTCGAGTATATCGAGGTCGTGGACGAAGGCAATCGCCCTCTTGCCGTCATGGGCATCGACGACGTGCATGCCCAGACGCTCATGCATCGCTCGGTGGTCGTCCTCGTCTACAACGCGCAGGGGAAGGTCTACCTGCAACGGCGAAGCGCATCAAAAAGCCGTTTTCCCGGGCGCTGGGACCTTTCGGCCACGGGGCACGTCACGGCCGGGGAGGCTGTGGAGGACGCCGCCGCGCGCGAACTGGCCGAGGAATTGGGAATCACTGGAAAGCGCCTGCGGCGCGTGGGTGAGGCTTCACCCTCCCCCGCCACCGGGTACGAGTTTGTGACCGTATTTTCGGCGGGCGTGGTCCAGGAGACGCCGGTGCCCAATCCCGATGAGGTGGACGGCGGCTATTTCGTTGATCGAACCGAGCTTTCCTGCTTGATCGACCAGTTTCGGGAGTTGTTGACCCCCACGCTTCTGCATTTCTGGGAAAACAACCTGCTTTTCTCTCACCCGCTCGAAAGCGGTGGGCAGACGTTGGGGCCGACAGCCTAA
- a CDS encoding inositol monophosphatase family protein: MISKDLMDGLMAATAKAADVIRADWNQERDIVNKGRIDLVTATDLHCEALLREELARLLPEASFYGEESSDGSGPGELAWVVDPLDGTTNFAHRIPFVAVSVALWREGRSELAVVEAPMLGETYHARRGGGAFCNGLPIRVSNCDALVDSIVATGFPYAIERYAERILAHMRRMLLATQGVRRPGAAAIDLAYVAAGRYDGFYEYALKPWDTAAGWLLVEEAGGRVSAFDANVPYDLGADGILASNGLVHEVLSRLLLLDMEKGDG, encoded by the coding sequence ATGATATCAAAGGATCTCATGGACGGGCTCATGGCCGCCACGGCCAAGGCCGCCGACGTCATCCGCGCCGACTGGAACCAGGAGCGCGACATCGTCAACAAGGGCCGCATCGACCTGGTGACGGCCACGGACCTTCACTGCGAGGCATTGTTGCGCGAGGAGCTTGCGCGGCTGCTGCCCGAAGCGTCCTTTTACGGAGAGGAGTCATCGGACGGCTCGGGGCCGGGCGAGCTGGCCTGGGTGGTCGATCCGCTCGACGGCACCACCAACTTCGCGCACCGAATTCCTTTCGTGGCCGTATCCGTGGCGCTTTGGCGCGAAGGGCGTAGCGAACTTGCTGTGGTCGAGGCGCCCATGCTCGGCGAAACCTACCACGCCCGGCGGGGGGGAGGGGCGTTTTGCAACGGCCTCCCCATACGCGTCTCAAACTGCGACGCGCTCGTCGACAGCATCGTGGCCACGGGTTTTCCCTACGCCATCGAACGCTACGCTGAACGCATCCTGGCCCACATGCGCCGCATGCTCCTGGCCACGCAGGGCGTGCGCAGGCCGGGAGCCGCGGCCATCGACCTGGCCTATGTGGCCGCAGGACGCTACGACGGCTTTTACGAGTACGCGCTCAAGCCCTGGGACACGGCGGCAGGTTGGCTCCTGGTGGAAGAGGCGGGCGGCCGCGTGAGCGCCTTTGACGCAAATGTGCCGTACGATCTCGGCGCGGACGGCATCCTGGCCAGCAACGGCCTCGTGCACGAAGTCCTCTCCCGGCTGCTACTCCTGGACATGGAGAAAGGCGACGGCTGA
- a CDS encoding rod shape-determining protein codes for MFLSKLFGFLGKNLAMDLGTANTLLYTAKDGIVLNEPSVVAIDNREGKIIAVGREAKEYMGRTPGKIRAIRPLKDGVIADFEVTREMISFFIRKVITGLNIVKPRIVICVPTGITQVEKRAVIESAQQAGAREVRLVEEPMAAAIGAGLPIEQPIGNMVVDIGGGTTEVAVISLSAVAYAESVRVAGDELNESIQRYFQDQFQMLIGENTAERIKIAIGSAWPLSEQLTMEVSGKNLVNGTPTSITVTDGHIREAIQEPVSVIVRATRTALEKTPPELVGDIARNGLLLAGGGALLKGLDRLIAKETQLHVIIDEDPLTTVVRGTGKTMADETTFKAVFIN; via the coding sequence ATGTTCCTGAGCAAACTTTTCGGCTTTCTCGGCAAGAACTTGGCCATGGACCTGGGCACGGCCAACACGCTGCTCTACACCGCCAAAGACGGCATCGTGCTCAATGAGCCGTCCGTCGTGGCCATCGACAACCGGGAAGGCAAAATCATCGCCGTGGGCAGGGAAGCCAAGGAGTACATGGGCCGTACGCCGGGGAAGATCCGCGCCATCAGGCCCCTGAAGGACGGCGTCATCGCCGACTTCGAAGTCACGCGGGAGATGATCTCCTTCTTCATACGCAAGGTCATAACCGGTCTGAACATCGTCAAGCCGAGAATCGTGATCTGCGTGCCCACCGGCATCACTCAGGTGGAAAAGCGAGCGGTCATCGAGTCTGCACAGCAGGCCGGAGCACGCGAGGTCAGACTCGTCGAGGAGCCGATGGCCGCAGCCATCGGCGCGGGACTGCCCATCGAGCAACCCATAGGCAACATGGTCGTGGACATTGGCGGCGGCACCACCGAAGTGGCCGTCATTTCTCTTTCCGCCGTGGCCTACGCCGAATCCGTCCGCGTGGCGGGCGATGAACTGAACGAATCCATCCAACGATATTTTCAAGATCAATTTCAGATGCTCATTGGCGAGAACACGGCTGAGCGCATCAAAATCGCCATCGGCTCGGCCTGGCCGTTGTCCGAACAATTGACCATGGAAGTCTCGGGCAAGAACCTGGTTAACGGAACGCCGACCTCCATCACGGTCACGGATGGCCACATCCGCGAAGCCATCCAGGAACCCGTGTCGGTAATCGTGCGCGCCACCAGGACCGCCCTGGAGAAGACGCCGCCGGAACTCGTGGGGGACATCGCCCGCAACGGCCTTCTGCTCGCGGGCGGAGGGGCGTTACTGAAAGGACTGGACCGCCTCATTGCCAAGGAGACACAGTTGCACGTCATCATCGACGAGGATCCGTTGACGACCGTGGTGCGCGGCACAGGCAAAACCATGGCCGACGAGACGACCTTCAAGGCCGTGTTCATCAACTGA